A DNA window from Nerophis lumbriciformis linkage group LG03, RoL_Nlum_v2.1, whole genome shotgun sequence contains the following coding sequences:
- the LOC133580814 gene encoding Golgi reassembly-stacking protein 2-like: MGGAQSVEIPGGGSEGYHVLRVQENSPGHRAGLEPFFDFIVSINNTRLNKDNDTLKDLLKASVEKPVKMLVYSSKTLELRESTVTPSNLWGGQGLLGVSIRFCSFEGANENVWHVLEVEPNSPAALAGLRPHTDYIIGADTVMNESEDLFSLIESHEGKGLKLYVYNTDTDNCREVVITPNGAWGGEGSLGCGIGYGYLHRIPTRPFEEGKKISFPGSASGEPVSPLKDGFTEVQLSAVTPPLVAPTLPAGLEDSLSSLSISTAPPTMPSELQTGLPTVPLLPSSSSPSLSPLAPLNPAGFNPATTLPGLMPLPGGLPPLPNLPNLNLPLPDLSALSLAASSSLAAPGSSVPPLIHLPGLAPLPPLPAMLTPLLPQGVAPIVPAGPLASVTVTPATESVATELPPPTETPLTSS, translated from the exons ATGGGAGGCGCACAGAGCGTGGAGATACCGGGAGGCGGCTCAGAGGGCTACCACGTCCTCCGG GTTCAGGAGAACTCGCCTGGCCACCGAGCAGGACTGGAACCTTTCTTCGATTTCATCGTCTCCATCAACAACACCCGATTG AACAAGGACAACGACACCTTGAAGGACCTGCTCAAAGCCAGCGTAGAGAAACCAGTCAAGATGCTGGTTTACTCCTCAAAGACCCTGGAGCTGCGGGAGTCCACCGTCACGCCCAGCAACCTGTGGGGGGGCCAGGGTCTGCTTGGGGTTTCAATTCGCTTCTGCAGTTTTGAGGGAGCCAATGAGAACGTTTGGCACGTTCTG GAGGTGGAGCCCAATTCCCCCGCAGCCCTTGCCGGTTTACGGCCACACACCGACTACATTATCGGAGCTGACACTGTAATGAACGAG TCTGAGGACTTGTTCTCTCTGATAGAGAGCCATGAAGGAAAGGGCTTGAAGCTTTACGTGTACAACACCGACACCGACAACTGCAGAGAAGTGGTCATCACGCCCAATGGTGCCTGGGGAGGAGAGGGGAG CCTCGGATGCGGTATTGGCTATGGATACCTGCACAGGATCCCCACCCGACCCTTTGAGGAGGGCAAGAAGATCAGCTTCCCCGGGAGTGCTTCTGGCGAGCCTGTCAGTCCTTTGAAGGACGGCTTCACCGAG GTCCAGCTGTCGGCCGTGACCCCGCCTCTCGTTGCACCCACGCTCCCCGCTGGCCTTGAAGATTCGTTGTCGAGCCTGTCAATCAGCACAGCCCCGCCCACCATGCCCAGTGAGCTGCAGACAG GTTTGCCCACAGTCCCTCTGCTTCCCTCCTCCTCCAGTCCTTCTCTAAGCCCCCTCGCTCCCCTCAACCCCGCCGGCTTCAACCCCGCCACCACGCTACCAG GGTTGATGCCCCTCCCAGGTGGTCTCCCTCCGCTACCAAACCTTCCCAATCTGAACCTGCCGCTCCCGGACCTCAGCGCCCTCTCACTAGCGGCGAGCAGCAGCTTAGCGGCGCCCGGGAGCTCGG TTCCTCCTCTGATCCACCTGCCAGGCCTCGCCCCCCTGCCGCCTCTGCCCGCCATGCTGACCCCCCTCCTGCCTCAGGGCGTGGCCCCCATCGTCCCCGCCGGCCCCCTGGCCTCGGTCACGGTGACCCCCGCCACAGAGTCCGTCGCCACGGAACTGCCGCCTCCCACGGAAACGCCGCTCACGTCTTCGTAA